A window of Streptomyces marispadix contains these coding sequences:
- a CDS encoding methyltransferase, with protein sequence MWLLRPPGVYVPQGDTRLLLEALRGTTVPRDARMLDVCTGTGVVALAGARMGAAEVHAVDLSARAAMAARLNARMRGLRVTVHRGDFLDHPSGRFDLVTANPPYVPSPVPRRHRGPGRGPVTGRTAGGERAGGSGGSRACDGGDDGREHLDRLCLRAPQLLAEGGTLLVVHSDMCGTERTLALLREAGLKAAVTARGRQPFGPLLRARAGWLERRGLIAPGEREEELVVVRADAPASGRASGSASAPAPGR encoded by the coding sequence GTGTGGCTGCTGAGACCGCCCGGGGTGTACGTACCCCAGGGCGACACCAGACTCCTGCTGGAGGCTCTGCGCGGCACGACGGTCCCCCGTGACGCCCGCATGCTCGACGTGTGCACGGGCACCGGCGTGGTCGCTCTCGCGGGCGCACGCATGGGCGCCGCGGAAGTGCATGCAGTGGACCTCTCGGCCCGTGCGGCGATGGCGGCACGCCTGAACGCCCGCATGCGGGGACTGCGCGTCACCGTGCACCGGGGCGACTTCCTCGACCACCCGTCGGGCCGCTTCGACCTCGTCACGGCCAATCCGCCGTACGTCCCCAGCCCGGTACCGCGACGGCATCGTGGCCCGGGTCGCGGTCCCGTCACGGGCCGTACGGCCGGCGGCGAGCGCGCAGGGGGCAGCGGCGGCAGCCGCGCCTGCGACGGCGGCGACGACGGACGCGAGCATCTCGACCGGCTCTGCCTGCGGGCACCGCAACTACTCGCCGAGGGCGGCACGTTGCTGGTCGTGCACTCGGACATGTGCGGAACGGAGCGGACGCTGGCGCTGCTGCGCGAGGCCGGCCTGAAGGCCGCGGTCACGGCCCGCGGCAGGCAGCCGTTCGGGCCGCTGCTGAGGGCACGGGCGGGATGGCTGGAGCGGCGCGGGCTGATCGCTCCGGGCGAGCGCGAGGAGGAGCTGGTCGTCGTCCGTGCGGACGCCCCCGCGTCCGGCCGGGCTTCCGGCTCCGCTTCCGCGCCCGCTCCCGGACGCTGA
- a CDS encoding YjzC family protein, with the protein MSEYKPFRPGEVVPQSGIYGCDCGSRHRWSTDVRGHRFPPLPAGCTGSCWTLTTETHPISGKAV; encoded by the coding sequence GTGAGTGAGTACAAACCGTTCCGCCCTGGAGAGGTCGTCCCACAGAGCGGCATCTACGGCTGCGACTGCGGCAGCCGGCACCGCTGGAGCACCGATGTACGGGGCCACCGCTTCCCGCCGCTGCCCGCGGGCTGCACGGGGAGCTGCTGGACGCTGACCACCGAGACTCATCCGATCTCCGGAAAGGCCGTCTAG
- a CDS encoding iron-containing redox enzyme family protein: MTSVAATAAASAAAPVPKPTGPGGPAELPQPRGPLSRAVLDALAAPHGPAAGRHLPAPGDSGEAGDPGEGAEWPGGGIDPFGEDLQLALHLCYELHYQGWRGVDPGWEWDPELLRLRGHLERTFLNGLRTSVPGGSDVTRELDALLVEPPGGSGVSRRLAESGEWWQMREFLVHRSVYHLKEADPHVWVVPRLRGAAKAALVAVEYDEFGAGREQRVHSRLFADLLDGAGLDSGYLHYLEDVPAPALAVVNMMSLFGLHRSLRGALVGHFAAAETTTAPSARRLAAALERMGAHEDCVFFYTEHVEADAVHEQVMRRDVVGGLLAGEPELAADVTLGIQATGLLEERLAGHLSDSWDRGVSSLRRPLAV, encoded by the coding sequence ATGACGAGCGTCGCCGCAACTGCCGCCGCCTCCGCCGCGGCCCCCGTGCCCAAACCGACAGGCCCCGGCGGCCCGGCCGAACTGCCGCAGCCGCGCGGCCCGTTGTCCCGGGCGGTGCTGGACGCCCTGGCGGCGCCGCATGGCCCCGCCGCAGGGAGACACCTCCCCGCACCCGGCGACTCGGGCGAAGCAGGCGACCCGGGCGAGGGGGCCGAATGGCCCGGCGGCGGAATCGACCCCTTCGGCGAGGACCTGCAACTGGCCCTGCACCTCTGCTACGAGCTGCACTACCAGGGCTGGCGCGGCGTAGACCCCGGCTGGGAGTGGGACCCCGAACTGCTGCGTCTGCGCGGCCACTTGGAGCGGACGTTCCTGAACGGGCTGCGTACCTCCGTACCCGGAGGAAGCGATGTGACACGGGAGCTGGACGCGCTGCTGGTGGAGCCCCCCGGAGGCTCCGGCGTCTCCCGCAGGCTCGCGGAGAGCGGGGAGTGGTGGCAGATGCGGGAGTTCCTGGTGCACCGCTCGGTCTACCACCTCAAGGAGGCCGACCCGCACGTCTGGGTCGTTCCGCGGCTGAGGGGAGCGGCCAAGGCCGCGCTGGTCGCGGTGGAGTACGACGAGTTCGGAGCGGGACGCGAACAGCGGGTGCACTCCCGGCTGTTCGCGGATCTGCTGGACGGGGCGGGACTCGACAGCGGCTATCTGCACTATCTGGAAGACGTTCCGGCACCAGCGCTGGCCGTCGTCAACATGATGTCGCTCTTCGGGCTGCACCGTTCGCTGCGAGGTGCGCTCGTGGGCCACTTCGCCGCGGCGGAGACGACCACCGCGCCGAGCGCCCGGCGCCTGGCCGCGGCACTGGAACGTATGGGCGCCCACGAGGACTGCGTCTTCTTCTACACCGAGCACGTCGAGGCCGATGCCGTACACGAACAGGTGATGCGCCGCGACGTGGTGGGCGGGCTGCTCGCCGGGGAACCTGAACTCGCCGCCGACGTGACCCTCGGGATCCAGGCGACCGGACTTCTGGAGGAGCGCCTGGCCGGACATCTCTCCGACTCGTGGGACAGGGGCGTCAGTTCACTGCGGCGCCCGCTCGCCGTCTGA
- a CDS encoding DUF6328 family protein: protein MRRVGPVEKDGPVESATERVNRQWQEILQETRVAQTGVQILFGFLLSVAFTPRFAGLGTFDRGVYTLTVVVGAGATAALIAPVSIHRFLSGQRMKDEVVESAARLMMCGMVLLALTVGCTLLLILHVVLGGLLAEILAGAVMVWFVCCWYVLPARLRRRHARRGAARAAKDAPRR, encoded by the coding sequence GTGCGGCGCGTGGGGCCCGTCGAGAAGGACGGGCCGGTCGAGAGCGCGACCGAGCGTGTGAACCGCCAGTGGCAGGAGATCCTTCAGGAGACCCGGGTCGCCCAGACCGGCGTGCAGATCCTCTTCGGATTCCTGCTGAGCGTCGCGTTCACCCCGCGCTTCGCCGGTCTCGGCACCTTCGACCGCGGCGTCTACACGCTCACGGTCGTCGTGGGTGCCGGTGCGACGGCGGCGCTCATCGCTCCCGTCTCCATCCACCGTTTCCTGTCCGGGCAGCGCATGAAGGACGAAGTGGTCGAGAGCGCCGCCCGGTTGATGATGTGCGGCATGGTGCTGCTGGCCCTGACGGTCGGCTGCACCCTGCTGCTCATCCTCCACGTCGTACTGGGCGGCCTGCTGGCCGAGATCCTCGCCGGTGCCGTCATGGTGTGGTTCGTCTGCTGCTGGTACGTGCTGCCCGCACGGCTGCGCAGGCGTCATGCCCGTCGGGGAGCGGCCCGCGCCGCGAAGGACGCCCCACGGCGGTGA
- a CDS encoding carboxylate-amine ligase, with translation MADGSPASRAATLRPVASPESPASPASATGEAPAPSATGAAPGPPVTVGVEEEFLLADPMTGFPVPAAERVLEELRRGRASDGTEFKHELMASQVETTSGICTQLSELAGQLSTGRRRLAEEARRLGLVVLPTGAPAHTAGPAQLTRGTRYEEIRDIYAGVVSDYEACGCQVHVRVPDRETAVAVVGRLRHWLPTLLALSVNSPFHHGLDTGYGSWRMVMQSRFPGSGVPPHFATAADYDEELNRLVACGTLADARQTFWLVRPSECFPTVEFRVADAAATVDEAVLQAALSRALVTTAVEELERGIEAPPVRDQLAAAAVWNAARHGLDGDAVDLRRERTVPATRLLYELIRQVTPALEESGDLERVQRLLGRLTEAGTGAERQRAAAARGHRALLGRLAEEAVRPVDEALSPDRTPTVSVSRREP, from the coding sequence ATGGCGGATGGCTCCCCCGCTTCCCGGGCCGCCACGCTGCGCCCGGTGGCCTCCCCGGAGTCCCCGGCCTCCCCGGCAAGCGCGACCGGCGAGGCCCCGGCGCCGTCCGCGACGGGCGCCGCGCCCGGCCCCCCGGTCACCGTGGGAGTGGAGGAGGAGTTCCTGCTCGCCGATCCCATGACCGGCTTCCCCGTACCGGCCGCGGAGCGCGTCCTCGAAGAGCTGCGACGCGGTAGGGCCTCGGACGGCACCGAGTTCAAGCACGAACTCATGGCCAGCCAGGTCGAGACGACGTCCGGGATCTGCACGCAACTGTCCGAACTCGCCGGGCAGTTGAGCACGGGCAGGCGCCGCCTGGCGGAGGAGGCCCGGCGGCTGGGGCTGGTGGTCCTGCCCACCGGCGCCCCCGCCCACACGGCGGGCCCCGCGCAGCTCACACGCGGAACGCGCTACGAGGAGATCCGCGACATCTACGCGGGCGTCGTCTCCGACTACGAGGCGTGCGGCTGCCAGGTCCATGTGCGGGTGCCGGACCGGGAGACGGCCGTGGCCGTGGTCGGCCGGCTGCGTCACTGGCTGCCGACGCTGCTCGCCCTGTCCGTCAACTCCCCCTTCCACCACGGCCTCGACACCGGCTACGGAAGCTGGCGCATGGTCATGCAGTCCCGCTTCCCCGGCTCCGGCGTCCCGCCGCACTTCGCTACCGCGGCCGACTACGACGAGGAACTGAACCGGCTGGTGGCCTGCGGGACGCTCGCCGACGCCCGGCAGACCTTCTGGCTCGTGAGGCCCTCGGAGTGCTTCCCCACCGTCGAGTTCCGCGTCGCCGACGCCGCCGCGACCGTGGACGAGGCCGTCTTGCAGGCGGCGCTCTCGCGTGCCCTCGTAACCACCGCCGTCGAGGAACTGGAGCGCGGCATCGAGGCACCGCCCGTACGGGACCAGCTCGCCGCTGCCGCCGTGTGGAACGCCGCACGCCACGGTCTGGACGGGGACGCTGTCGACCTGCGGCGTGAACGCACCGTCCCCGCGACGAGGCTCCTGTACGAACTGATCCGCCAAGTGACGCCCGCTCTGGAGGAGTCCGGCGATCTGGAGCGCGTACAGCGGCTGCTCGGGCGGCTCACGGAGGCGGGCACCGGAGCGGAGCGTCAGCGTGCCGCCGCGGCACGCGGCCACCGCGCGCTGCTGGGGCGGCTCGCCGAAGAGGCCGTACGCCCCGTGGACGAGGCACTGTCGCCGGACCGAACGCCGACCGTCTCCGTCTCCAGGAGGGAGCCATGA